The following proteins are co-located in the Mycosarcoma maydis chromosome 11, whole genome shotgun sequence genome:
- a CDS encoding putative diacylglycerol acyltransferase type 2b, with product MAPHHPASETAGQRAQPHDADDTSLQASSTTTSGEAPSDASKSKSDPTNKENVIRFAPISIPRSRRLQTLGVLFWALLLPICLSIFFLLLSFPILWPVLIPYLVWINFIDKAPENGGRRFSWVRKLPVFRYFAEYFPISMIKTTNLPADRPYIFGYHPHGILGVAAVANLATDATEFPESFPGITPHLLTLATNFTIPLFRDCLMAMGICSVSKRSCEAILRKGKGSAIAIVVGGASESLAAHPGTADLTLKRRLGFIKIAIRNGADLVPVFSFGENDVYEQLSNEEGTKIYALQKQFQALFGFTLPFFHGRGLFNYSVGLMPYRHPIVSVVGKPIHVKKNPNPSKEEIEEVQHRYIEELMNIWETWKDAYAANRTKELTIVA from the exons ATGGCACCTCACCATCCTGCGTCCGAGACGGCGGGACAGAGGGCACAGCCTcacgacgccgacgacaCGTCTTTACAAGCCTCGAGCACAACCACAAGCGGTGAAGCCCCTTCGGATGCTTCAAAGTCCAAAAGCGATCCCACCAACAAAGAGAATGTCATCCG CTTTGCACCCATCTCAATCCCACGCAGTCGTCGACTGCAAACGCTCGGTGTCCTGTTTTGGGCGTTACTCCTGCCTATCTGTCTCAGCATCTTCTTCCTGCTTCTCTCGTTTCCTATTCTGTGGCCTGTCCTAATCCCCTACCTGGTGTGGATCAACTTTATCGACAAAGCACCGGAGAACGGCGGTCGCCGATTCTCTTGGGTTCGCAAACTCCCCGTGTTTCGCTACTTTGCCGAATACTTTCCCATCTCCATGATCAAGACCACCAACCTTCCAGCCGATCGGCCTTACATCTTTGGCTACCATCCACACGGCATCCTCGGCGTTGCAGCGGTCGCCAACCTTGCTACAGACGCCACCGAGTTTCCCGAGAGCTTCCCTGGCATCACACCGCATCTTTTGACACTGGCGACCAACTTTACCATCCCGCTCTTCCGAGATTGCTTGATGGCCATGGGCATCTGCAGCGTTTCGAAGCGCAGTTGCGAGGCGATTTTGAGAAAGGGAAAGGGAAGTGCGATTGCGATTGTCGTGGGAGGTGCAAGTGAGAGCTTGGCAGCGCATCCGGGTACCGCGGATCTGACGTTAAAGAGGAGGTTGGGGTTCATCAAAATCGCTATTCGAAACGGAGCTGATCTGGTGCCCGTCTTCTCGTTTGGAGAGAACGACGTGTACGAGCAGCTGAGCAATGAGGAGGGGACCAAAATTTACGCTCTGCAGAAACAGTTTCAGGCGTTGTTCGGCTTCACATTACCGTTCTTCCACGGAAGAGGTCTGTTCAATTACAGTGTTGGTCTGATGCCCTATCGACATCCAATCGTTAGCGTCG TTGGCAAGCCAATACACGTCAAGAAGAACCCAAACCCCAGCAAAGAGGAGATCGAGGAAGTGCAGCATCGATACATTGAGGAACTCATGAA CATTTGGGAGACGTGGAAAGACGCGTATGCTGCTAACCGCACCAAGGAGCTTACGATCGTCGCCTAG
- a CDS encoding Hsp90 cochaperone SBA1 (related to SBA1 - Hsp90 associated co-chaperone): protein MSTVVPEILWAQRSSADDADKNVVMLTINVPNLPAPPATKFDLTSTGFSFNASVGDESKNIASKSYSFSLDFFDEIDVESSKTHLNSKCLYAVLRKKTAKQEYWPRLTKDKVRLHNVKTDFDKWVDEDEQDDVEEDLSGGLGGMGGMGGMGGMGGMDPAMMGMGGAGGLDLQSMMAQMGGGMGGMPDFGAGEDEDDDDDEDNVEDTPAAPAATEEAK from the exons ATGTCGACAGTCGTACCAGAGATCCTTTGGGCACAGCGCTCGTCTGCTGACGACGCGGACAAG AACGTGGTGATGCTCACCATCAACGTGCCCAACCTGCCTGCTCCGCCAGCGACCAAGTTTGACCTCACCTCGACCGGATTCTCCTTTAACGCCTCGGTGGGCGACGAATCGAAAAACATCGCTTCCAAGAGCTACTCGTTCTCGCTCGACTTcttcgacgagatcgacgtcgagtcGTCCAAGACGCACCTCAACTCGAAATGCCTCTACGCCGTGTTGCGCAAGAAGACGGCAAAGCAAGAGTACTGGCCTCGACTCACCAAGGACAAGGTGCGCCTGCACAACGTCAAGACCGACTTTGACAAGTGGgttgacgaggacgagcaggatgaTGTCGAGGAGGATCTGAGTGGCGGACTCGGCGGCATGGGCGGCATGGGTGGCATGGGTGGCATGGGTGGCATGGACCCCGCCATGATGGGAATGGGCGGTGCAGGTGGTTTGGATTTGCAGAGCATGATGGCTCAGATGGGAGGAGGCATGGGTGGCATGCCTGATTTCGGTGCAGgcgaagacgaagatgatgatgacgacgaggacaacGTTGAGGACACTCCTGCTGCGCCCGCTGCTACCGAGGAGGCAAAGTAA
- a CDS encoding uncharacterized protein (related to NOP15 - protein involved in 60S ribosomal subunit biogenesis) yields the protein MAPKKTRTAATAETATKARPVRAAAAASKEAAASAASTAPVSNKTHGKKRAAVDEVETIPAPTKKTAGVPKKKTKKGAEPAAEEEEEDAGDINEREIIASLSDVSADSSDDDQDDVEAEEANSSDEDDEDDRLARAQPRSSLASVKLPNSKDDAVVRARLDKLRKNKSSASNTKPGVLYIGRLPKGFFEKQLKSYFTQFGQVTRLRVSRNKKTGASKHYAFIEFADRDVAKIVQETMHNYLIDGRLLQVKEVSQDKVHPELWVGANRKFQKVPGDRIERVVRGREKSEEEQKRTHERLLKRQAQRREKLQQLGIEYEFDGYTHDGEADKKQSKKAMSAKAKPTATKSTKGKTAKA from the coding sequence ATGGCGCCAAAGAAGACCCGCACCGCTGCAACCGCTGAAACCGCCACCAAGGCGAGGCCTGTCAGggcagctgcggctgcgtcCAAAGAAGCTGCCGCTTCTGCCGCTTCCACGGCGCCTGTTAGCAACAAGACGCATGGCAAGAAGCGGGCGGCTGTCGACGAAGTCGAAACCATCCCCGCACCTACCAAAAAGACGGCTGGCGTaccaaagaagaagacCAAGAAGGGTGCAGAGCCTGCtgcagaggaggaggaggaagacgcAGGTGATATCAATGAACGCGAAATCATCGCTTCCCTCTCCGACGTTTCTGCCGATTCatccgacgacgaccaagacgatgtAGAAGCCGAAGAAGCCAACTCGTccgacgaagacgacgaagatgaccgactcgctcgcGCTCAACCGCGCTCCTCGCTTGCATCGGTAAAGCTGCCCAACTCGAAAGATGATGCGGTGGTGCGTGCTCGCTTGGACAAGCTCCGCAAAAACAAATCTTCCGCCTCCAACACCAAACCCGGTGTACTGTATATCGGTCGTCTACCAAAAGGATTCTTCGAAAAACAACTCAAATCTTACTTCACCCAGTTCGGCCAAGTCACCCGCCTCCGCGTCTCGCGCAACAAGAAGACAGGCGCCAGTAAACACTACGCTTTTATCGAGTTCGCCGACCGCGACGTGGCCAAGATCGTCCAAGAGACCATGCATAACTACCTCATCGACGGAAGGTTGCTGCAGGTCAAGGAGGTGAGCCAGGACAAGGTTCATCCAGAGCTGTGGGTCGGAGCTAACCGGAAATTCCAGAAGGTTCCTGGCGACAGGATCGAGAGGGTGGTCAGGGGAAGGGAGAAGTCCGAGGAGGAACAGAAGAGGACCCACGAGAGGTTGTTGAAGAGGCAAGCCCAAAGGAGGGAGAAATTGCAACAGCTCGGAATTGAGTACGAGTTCGACGGGTATACGCATGACGGAGAGGCAGACAAGAAGCAGTCAAAGAAGGCGATGTCTGCAAAAGCTAAGCCGACCGCAACAAAGTCGACAAAGGGCAAGACGGCCAAGGCTTGA
- a CDS encoding uncharacterized protein (related to PCD1 - peroxisomal nudix pyrophosphatase), translated as MSTASTSTSAAADHEPEWLATLRPHNADCIRRLLSLPAAPSFDHVPKRKQAAVAAILYESCDQIRVIMSTRALHLRSHPGQASLPGGKVDASDANVVQTALRESVEEIALPADQAVHLHTGYPFLSKMGLLVHPVVFFLRNGAQILPNLVASPSEVADIWSTALEAFLSSTAPPEAVLSDPASVDKHRPAQEAFRTYTDIPWLASVYRLHRFRSSHQLIKGLTADVLISVAQKAYGRNARYKVEAEGQRSWEQMVELVVNRYMGPVRAEQRWGDGESGDAQGSSEAFGTQIGVDEDDYKEQLQEDVSV; from the coding sequence ATGTCAACGGCTTCCACCAGCActtcagctgctgctgatcacGAGCCGGAATGGCTAGCAACGCTCCGGCCTCACAACGCCGACTGCATTCGGCGCCTGCTCTCGCTGCCTGCTGCGCCGAGCTTCGACCACGTTCCGAAACGCAAGCAAGCGGCGGTTGCGGCCATCCTGTACGAATCGTGCGATCAGATACGGGTGATCATGTCGACTCGAGCACTGCACCTCCGCTCGCACCCGGGACAGGCCTCACTGCCGGGGGGAAAAGTCGACGCTTCCGACGCCAACGTGGTGCAGACAGCCTTGCGCGAGAGTGTCGAGGAAATCGCACTTCCGGCAGATCAAGCCGTGCATCTGCATACCGGCTATCCGTTTCTGAGCAAGATGGGATTGCTCGTCCACCCGGTTGTCTTCTTCCTGCGGAATGGAGCGCAGATCCTGCCGAACTTGGTTGCATCACCGTCGGAAGTGGCTGACATTTGGTCGACTGCGTTGGAAGCGTTCCTCTCATCCACCGCTCCTCCAGAAGCGGTGCTTTCGGATCCAgccagcgtcgacaaaCACAGACCCGCACAAGAAGCGTTTCGAACGTACACGGATATCCCTTGGTTAGCAAGCGTCTATAGGCTGCATAGGTTCCGATCGAGTCACCAGCTGATCAAAGGATTGACCGCCGACGTGCTCATCAGCGTCGCGCAAAAGGCATATGGCAGGAACGCAAGGTACAAGGTCGAGGCTGAGGGTCAGAGGAGTTGGGAGCAGATGGTGGAGTTGGTCGTCAACAGGTATATGGGTCCGGTGAGAGCGGAACAGCGCTGGGGTGACGGCGAGAGTGGAGATGCTCAGGGAAGTTCTGAAGCGTTTGGCACTCAGATCGGTGTAGATGAAGATGACTACAAGGAGCAGTTGCAAGAGGATGTAAGTGTTTGA
- a CDS encoding uncharacterized protein (related to Cyclophilin-16) codes for MTSQYVTEPPSSGLVDLVTSKGTISIALFPTQAPLACRNFLTLALEGFYDNLVFHRLIPNFILQTGDPSATGTGGESIYGEPFPIESHSRLKFNRRGLLGMAANQDRTNESQFFLTLDATPELTGKHTLMGKVEGKSIYTLVELVEGVELVDGDRPRYPIKLHEVRVVENPFDDLQPRTTKKQRIAEERRKKHEMETRVAEEQKRKRSKAKKNTGLLSFGAEEEAEDEVALKGPKSSHDLLKDDKHLSRQTIETSKSTKANTPAVSANISSKEKRFLAQSSSSTTPPAVTKQASKDGTSDAPHPTATLKSEHSGPSDQKASSSTGRDFLASQRAKYLSSSHPSTAKQDDSYSALLSFQSRLRTRPSSTTPIAKPLPSVGVDEVEEEAGEYGASDDDDDWRSHRLDAGGQPLVAGQNAGKDTLEDYEVLDPRDHTDRERNPKAESSRDGKRGRDWVEHDRKYQNDRSRRHREHDKHPQQRRQRSII; via the coding sequence ATGACGTCCCAATATGTTACTGAACCTCCAAGCTCAGGCTTGGTCGATCTGGTCACCTCGAAAGGtaccatctcgatcgcgctcTTCCCCACACAGGCTCCGCTCGCATGTCGCAACTTTCTCACGCTGGCGCTCGAAGGTTTCTACGAcaacctcgtcttccaccGCCTCATCCCCAACTTCATCCTGCAAACCGGCGATCCTTCCGCTACCGGTACCGGCGGCGAGTCGATCTACGGCGAACCGTTTCCGATTGAATCGCATTCCCGACTCAAATTCAACCGTCGCGGTCTACTCGGCATGGCAGCGAACCAAGATCGCACCAACGAAAGCCAATTCTTCCTGACGCTCGACGCTACACCCGAGCTGACTGGAAAGCATACACTAATGGGCAAAGTGGAAGGCAAGAGCATATATACGCTGGTAGAACTGGTAGAGGGTGTGGAGTTGGTCGACGGAGATCGACCGAGGTATCCGATCAAGTTACACGAGGTCAGGGTGGTTGAAAATCCATTTGATGATCTGCAaccaaggacgacgaaAAAGCAACGTATAGCCGAGGAAAGGAGAAAGAAGCACGAGATGGAGACGAGAGTGGCGGAAGagcagaagaggaagaggagcaaggCGAAGAAGAACACTGGGTTGCTGTCTTTTGGAgcggaagaagaggcagaagacgaggtggcgTTGAAGGGTCCAAAAAGTTCGCATGATCTGCTCAAAGATGATAAGCACCTATCGAGGCagacgatcgagacgagtAAGAGCACAAAAGCTAATACGCCAGCAGTGTCGGCCAATATCAGTTCCAAGGAGAAGCGATTCTTGGCTCAatcgtcatcttcgacCACACCACCTGCAGTCACAAAACAAGCTTCCAAGGACGGCACCTCGGACGCTCCCCACCCCACCGCGACCCTCAAAAGTGAACATAGCGGGCCCAGCGACCAGAAAGCCAGTTCATCTACCGGCCGAGACTTTCTTGCCTCTCAACGAGCCAAATACCTCTCCTCCTCCCACCCTTCTACCGCCAAACAAGACGACTCGTACtcagcgctgctctcgtTTCAATCGCGACTCCGCACCCGGCCTTCATCCACCACACCTATCGCAAAGCCTCTCCCGTccgttggcgtcgacgaggtcgaggaagaggcagGCGAATACGGCgcgagcgacgacgacgacgattggcgatcgcatcgactcgatgcTGGCGGTCAGCCGCTGGTAGCTGGACAAAACGCGGGCAAGGACACGTTGGAGGACTATGAGGTCTTGGATCCGAGGGACCACACTGATCGCGAAAGGAATCCCAAAGCCGAGTCCAGCAGGGACGGAAAAAGAGGCAGGGATTGGGTTGAGCACGATCGGAAATATCAAAACGATCGCAGTCGAAGGCACCGCGAACACGACAAACACCCACAGCAACGGCGACAGAGATCAATCATATAA